From Roseibium alexandrii DFL-11, the proteins below share one genomic window:
- a CDS encoding VOC family protein, which yields MQRAFTNILTEEVAVTAAFYQKLLGYTVKFSSDWFVNLEAPDRTGLELGILLTSHEIVPEAARHQPAGIILTFVVDDCDAVHDRASELGANIIEAPRDMPYGQRRMILRDPAGTIIDVSSLIKAGG from the coding sequence ATGCAGCGCGCTTTTACAAACATTCTGACTGAAGAGGTCGCGGTCACCGCGGCCTTTTATCAGAAGCTCCTGGGTTACACGGTGAAGTTCTCTTCTGACTGGTTTGTAAACCTGGAGGCCCCTGATCGAACGGGCTTGGAGCTTGGTATACTTCTCACAAGTCATGAGATTGTGCCTGAGGCCGCCCGGCATCAACCCGCAGGCATCATCTTGACGTTTGTCGTTGACGATTGCGATGCGGTTCACGACAGAGCATCGGAGTTGGGTGCAAACATCATAGAAGCACCGCGCGACATGCCCTATGGACAGCGACGGATGATCTTGCGCGATCCAGCAGGAACCATCATCGATGTGAGCTCACTGATCAAGGCTGGCGGCTGA
- a CDS encoding LysE family translocator gives MLELFTVISLTIVVAIVPGPDFAVVLRNALIGGRLAGIMTALGIALALGVHVTYALAGIGLIVSQSIFLFNALKLIGAAYLVFLGVTMYRTASREMPADSALAGMPPLKALRWGFFTNVTNPKATMFALSVFLQVTSPETALWTKVSYGVIMASGVFLWFVLVTFFFTLPPVRQQFIRAKLWMERSFGVLLTLFGIGIAVTTSSTRP, from the coding sequence TTGCTCGAGCTTTTCACTGTAATTTCACTAACGATTGTTGTTGCCATCGTTCCTGGCCCCGATTTCGCCGTTGTCCTTCGCAACGCGCTCATCGGCGGTCGTTTGGCCGGTATCATGACCGCACTTGGCATCGCCCTCGCCTTGGGCGTTCACGTTACTTACGCTCTTGCCGGGATCGGCCTGATCGTCTCGCAGTCCATTTTTCTCTTTAACGCACTCAAGCTCATCGGCGCAGCCTATCTGGTGTTTCTAGGCGTCACCATGTACCGGACAGCTTCAAGGGAAATGCCCGCAGACAGCGCACTTGCCGGTATGCCGCCGCTCAAGGCCCTGCGCTGGGGTTTCTTCACCAACGTGACAAATCCCAAGGCGACAATGTTCGCTCTCAGCGTCTTTCTGCAGGTCACCTCCCCGGAAACAGCGCTTTGGACCAAGGTCAGCTACGGTGTGATCATGGCCAGCGGCGTATTCCTTTGGTTCGTGCTTGTCACCTTCTTCTTCACGCTGCCGCCAGTGCGCCAGCAATTCATCCGCGCAAAACTCTGGATGGAACGGTCCTTCGGCGTTCTCTTGACCCTTTTCGGGATCGGCATCGCTGTTACAACCAGTTCAACCCGCCCCTGA
- a CDS encoding phosphoglycerate kinase: MTFKTIDDITDLAGKRVLVRVDLNVPMDNYKVTDTTRIERVLPTIKELSEKGAKVILLAHFGRPKGEKVKEMSLAAVARAVSDLLGKTVGFAEDCMGPSAAGAVAVMQSGQVLLMENTRFHKGEEKNDPEFAKALAANGDVYVNDAFSAAHRAHGSTEGIAQLLPAYAGRTMQAELEALGSALGEPVRPVLAVVGGAKVSSKIDLLENLVAKVNMLVIGGGMANTFLAAKGVNVGKSLCEHDLADTAKKIMAAAETAGCEIVLPVDAVVAKEFKAGADNETVSVDAIPEDGMILDVGAASVEVVKSKIDAAKTLVWNGPLGAFEIAPFDIATVAAAKHAAENTKSGKLNSVAGGGDTVAALNHAGAASDFSYVSTAGGAFLEWLEGKELPGVKALES, from the coding sequence ATGACTTTCAAGACAATCGACGACATCACCGATCTTGCAGGCAAACGTGTCCTCGTACGCGTTGACCTCAACGTTCCGATGGACAATTACAAAGTCACCGACACAACCCGTATCGAACGGGTTCTGCCAACGATCAAGGAACTCTCCGAAAAAGGCGCCAAGGTCATTCTGCTTGCACACTTTGGCCGCCCAAAAGGAGAAAAGGTGAAGGAAATGTCCCTTGCAGCAGTTGCGCGAGCCGTTTCCGACTTGCTTGGCAAGACCGTTGGCTTTGCGGAAGACTGCATGGGCCCCTCAGCGGCCGGCGCCGTTGCGGTCATGCAAAGCGGCCAGGTCCTTCTGATGGAAAACACCCGTTTCCACAAAGGCGAAGAAAAGAACGATCCGGAGTTTGCAAAAGCGCTCGCCGCCAACGGCGACGTTTATGTAAATGACGCGTTTTCCGCAGCCCACCGGGCGCATGGTTCGACGGAAGGCATCGCCCAACTTCTGCCAGCATATGCAGGCCGGACGATGCAGGCAGAGCTAGAAGCACTCGGCTCCGCGCTTGGTGAACCGGTTCGCCCTGTTTTGGCTGTTGTGGGCGGCGCTAAGGTCTCGTCCAAGATCGACCTTCTGGAGAACCTCGTTGCCAAAGTGAACATGCTGGTGATTGGCGGTGGCATGGCCAACACTTTCCTGGCCGCCAAAGGCGTCAATGTCGGCAAGTCGCTGTGCGAACATGACCTCGCGGACACGGCAAAGAAGATCATGGCTGCTGCGGAAACCGCTGGCTGCGAAATCGTGCTGCCGGTCGATGCCGTTGTCGCCAAGGAGTTCAAGGCAGGCGCTGACAACGAAACCGTGTCGGTGGACGCTATACCTGAGGATGGCATGATCCTGGATGTTGGCGCAGCGTCCGTTGAGGTGGTGAAGTCGAAAATCGACGCTGCCAAGACCCTGGTCTGGAATGGGCCCCTCGGTGCCTTTGAAATCGCCCCGTTTGATATTGCGACTGTGGCGGCTGCCAAGCACGCTGCCGAGAACACCAAATCCGGCAAACTGAACTCTGTTGCCGGTGGCGGTGACACGGTGGCAGCACTCAATCATGCAGGAGCTGCAAGCGATTTCTCCTATGTATCGACCGCAGGCGGCGCATTCCTTGAATGGCTTGAAGGAAAGGAACTGCCGGGCGTAAAGGCTTTGGAAAGCTGA